AAATCAATCATTTTGCATGCCAGTAAAGAAAGACTTTCCGAACATgaagtttttgtgttttatgtGCCATATTAGGCCAATACAAAAGAATAACAAATAAGAAGGCATTAGAGCTAGGTACGTACCAACAGTGGCAGTTCGAAATGTTGTCCATCCTTGCATGAAATGCCGATTGCCTGTCACAATTGTCTGTCCAATCCCATCCCCGACAAACATAATattggttttcttcttcttcatatcTATGTTCTCCCTATAAACTCCCTTCTTCACGTATATTAAAAACCTCCTATTGCTATAGCTTGGAGCTGCGTTAATGGCTTCTCCAATTGTACGATAATGACCAGTTCCGTCCAATGAGACAACGGCATCAAAATGCATGGCATGTGGGTGAGACTTGAGAAGTTCTTGATCTCCTTCTGTCATCCAATTCGGAAAACCCGAACTTTTCTTGGTCGTGTTAGTTCTAGGTGGTTTGAATGGTAAGCTATGTAGTTGAGTGTACAAAGCCAAAACATTGCTAATAAGCTGCGTCACTTGTTTCAAGCTTCCGCTTATGAAACGTTCGACGTGTCTGTCTGTGCCCTCAAAGCCTTCGATGCAGGTGTCCGGGTTGCTCAGTGCAGCACTCAGCCAAGCTTTTAGATTTCCTTCATAATGATCGCTCTTTAAACCCGCTCGAATGTTCTTCATCTCAGATAAAGACCATGCTAATTCGGAGACCGAAAAATCGAGAAGTTCTTTGCAATCCTCGATTGCTATTTGTTCACGGTAACTGAAAGACAAAGCAGTGAACCTAGTCATCTTTTGGATGGCTAACCTCGCTTCATTGAGTGTATTGCTAAGGGCAGCACTCAGGATCGAATTAGTAGGATTTTCAGATACTACTGTTGTTTCCAGCTCGGCCTGCAAATTTGTGAGGCATGAAGAATGATTATCAACGTTGGTGCAAGCTTGCATCATCAGGGTTTGCACGGTTTGGTCTGGTTCTTTTGAGGAAGGTCCATGCGAGAGAGCTTCAAGGTGAGGAAAAAGGGCgagaattagaagaaaatggGCTAAGGCCATGCTGTAACTTTGGCTATGATAAGGGAGGAGAAAGGAAGATGTTTGTTTATGGttcttttgaattaaaaaaagaacatatatattatttataaatgaagGCATGAAGGATTGTTTGCTTTCAAAGAAATGGTTATCTTTCTGAGTTCTAAAGCTATACCTTCTTTTATGCTTTTTCCCAAGACAAAGTTCAAGCTCGATCTTATGCTTTCTTTCGAGGGCATGGCCTAAATATTCCGTCCTATGGCTGAGTAGAATGCTTCGATAACTGGTATTCCCTAACGCCTGCTGCGTCTTGCACAATGAAGGGACCCTTGCTAAGATTACCTTTCCCAGAATCATAGTCGAGCACTAAAGTCTTAAAGCCCAGGACCTCATTCACATTGTTATGGTATATAAAGCATCACAGAGAGCACTTAGCTAGCAgggaatatgaaaatatatatatacaagttttgCATCTCACCTCATTTCTAAACAAATATGCTACAAATTGGCCATTTGGCAAGCTTTAGTAccatggaaagaaagaaacaagaaatgTCCAATCGGGCAGGGGATcctaaaaaaagtgaaataagcggaaaaaagaattattttggaaaaacCCCTTTCTCAAGAGAGGAACAGGGAAGAACTTCTCCATGATCTTCAAGAAAACCAATGACCAATGGTTGTTTCTAACTTGCAAATATGcattgagattaaaaaaaagaaagaaaaaaaaaaaaaaaaggcttaatCCCACCTAAACATGCAACCCCTCGCATGCAGTGTCTCAAGTGTCTCTGAAGAAAGTACAAGTCTGAGACGAGAATTTAACTTGAGCTTTCTGATCCGGACAGAGCAGGCCCTAAGTGCAAGTTCAAACCCCTTTACCGTCACTTTCGTGAGATGCACTAGCTTGGCATCTTGTAGCCGTGTTAGATTACCCATCACCATGCACAGCCCCACATCTGACACAGCACAATAGCTCATATTTATCTGccaacattaatatatagttcAGTTAAAAAcccttcccaaaaatccaaaatcaagGGATTTTGCCTATATACATCGGCAGACATGTGTTTTATGAATCTAGATACAGATATGCACCCTGACTATTTTGACAATAGAGTTTTaagtggaaaaagaaaacaggtGACTTTAATTTATAGTAACCACTAATAACATGCTACAAACATATGTCACCTCATAATAGATTGCAATTATAAGGATGCTATTCAATTTGCAGCTCTAAAAAAGGCAATTTATACAGAAAGTTGGTGTTTTATTTGATTCAAATACTTTTGTagtatttactttttattattttaatttatacaacATTAATTTGCAACATATTAAACTAGAATTCCATTCTTAAAGCTAGCTACTGACATGATTTCATTTGAATTCTTTGAAGTTCGACTCCACTGGGAAACGGTAGTGTATAAACATTTCTCACTTAAAAATATAGGTTAAGGACTTAATACAGGCAGAAGGGGGTTGTTTAGCAGCGAGTGTCTCAATTTGTAGTGGGACGTGAGTGTAATCTATTGGATCAAAGCATGGATGCCCCAGTGGCTTTTGAGAGCTGCACTGCTGAAGTGGTTAAAACAAAGTTGCTCATCAGATCTGGTAGGTTAACTGTTCTATTAGTCTATCTCTTTCTGATGTCCCTTCATCTTTACTTTGTCCTTTCAATATCTAGGTTTTGTTTTCAACAGATAAAACATAAAAGCAATTGAAAATAATGGGAAATGAGATTCACTTAAAAACACCTTCAAAATGCAAGACCAAAATAATGGAACACTTGCTATGCATTTATCATAGGCCTTACAATGTTATCACACCATTTGTGTTTCAAATTCCgatcaaccccccccccccccccaaaaaaaaaaaaaaaaaaaaatcgttgaTATCATTGTCACATGCAGTGTCTCACTATAGAGATAAGGTTCCTGGAGATGGTTTGCTGCAATTCTCTCACACATTGTCTCTTATTATTTAGTCTCACTATGCTTGGTGGTTATGTTAGTCAGGACTAGTCTCTATCCTTATTTTTCTGTGAAAAAAACTGCATTTAAATTCGAAAGAAGGGAGCCATACCTGTCGCATGTTCCGTGAGTAGTAGGCAAGTGCCCAGAAACCAGAGTCATCAATCCTTTCACAATGTTTTAAATCCAATTCTGCCAGTCTCTTACACCCAGCTGCAACTGCTGTCAAACCCACACTTGTGATGTTGATGAGCCCACGCATCTCTAGGTCAGAGAGTTCCTTAAGATGGCCAATATAATGCATCCCCCTGTCGGTAACTCCATTGCAGTAGGACAAGTTCAGCTTCATCAATTTCTTGCAACCATTTGTTAACGCAGCTAATCCATCATCTCCTATACCTGTACAGCTgcaacccaaaatatatatagatagatcgATAAGAATTCACCTAGACTATTTTCTCTACTCTCAATTGATAGATAAAAGGAATCCAGGGCTTAAATTACCGGTATAAATCGAGTTCACTAATTCTTGTACAGTTACAAGCGATATAAGCCAATCCTTTGTCTGATATGTTTGTGCACAGTCCTAATTTTAAGCATAAAAGTTCTGAGCATCCAGACAAATATTTGAGTCCTGCAAATAAGAAGAGAATTATACTcaaaaacaattcaaacatAATTAGAACTTGAAATAATTTGGAACAGTGTGACAATGTATTTCAACAAGTATACTACCAACGCATGCAAAAGATAATGAAACAGATTCAGGATCTGCATGTATATTAACTACCTTTTGTAGAAGCACTAAGAAATGAAAGCAGATTAACCATAGTTAATATGACAATACTCAAGGGATAAACTTTGAAAGCTTACCTTTGTCATCTACGCCAGAGCAATCAGTCAGATCAATCTCCTCAAGTCCCAAACAACATGATCCAAGCTGATTGAGACTCTTCTCAGTGACTTTATCGCAAGACTCTAACTTTAGGCACACAAGCTTCCAACAAGATTTTGCTAAAGCCGAAATTGCTGCATCAGTGATGGAACGGCAACATGTTAGATTGACAATCTTCAAATCCACACAGCCAGATACTAGCTGCATGATGCCCATGTCGGTCACCCCAACACATTTGCTCAACCCAATTTCCACCAACGACTTGCAATTGGAGCTGATGATCTCGAGACTTGAGTCAGAGACTCGAGCCCCATCAATTCTTATTGTGTTTAGATTCTTCATGTCCTTCAAGCAGTGGAGAACTGTTGCCGGAAGCCTCTGAAGGAAATCACAAGGTTCAAGCATTAATAAAATACAGACAGATACATACGCACATATATATTAGGGAAACCAAATACATGCACCAAATAGCTAAGAATATTACTCACCGAGAGACAGCATCCAGCATTGAGCTGCAGAAGACCGTTATGTCCTCTTGCTACAGATTGTAAACCAGAATAAGTAAGAAATTCACACCTAGATATGTCAATCACCTGCAGCCCTTGGAAAATATATAGTGTACaattaaattaatgattttCAACCATATGTGTTACAATTAATACTCATAATTGTTAATATCAGCTcagaaaaaagttatttacgagttaatttattttctaattgttTGTTTGGTTGAATTGTCTATTGTCAAACCTATTTGTAAAATATGGTGCCCAATTATAAAGTATCTCACCTGTAGCAATGGGCATCTATTTTCGAGAAACTGTAAACCAACATCATCTACAAAAGCGCATCCCGACATAGCTAAAACCTCCAGTTTCGGCAGAGAAGCAATTGAACGTAGAGATTCACTTGTAAGCTGAAACCACGCCACGCATCATATTTCTTTGGTAAGAACTAAGAATCAtatttaaccaaaaataaacaaataaaacacGTAGCatttagattgaaaaatatctattagtTTGCCAAAAAATGTCAACGAAATAAACAATGCAACATGTTATTGTGTCTGCTTCTAGCATGCTGTTTGATCACCTATATATGATGTTCTCACTTGGGTTGGGTAGATAAACCATAAGATTTAAGTAATTCTTCAACTTGTTTAAGATTCGTCTTCCATGTTCTTTGTTAGGATGCTGAGCAAGTGGAAGAACACTatcgagagagagaaaaaaaaaaaaaaaaaaaaaaaaaaaaaacagaggatACTGGGAAAAATAGCTCAAAAactaaagctttttttttttttaataattaaaaaaaggataaaaaagagGCAACTAGTGGAACTGGTATTACTTGGCCCGAGCTTCTATATACTTGAAGAGAGATATACATTGGAATGACAAATGAAGAAAACTTCAAACTAGAAAAAGTTGATCAGAAACAAAGAGctaaaaactagaaaaacacAAAGTAATAAGAGAAAAGCAAATGTTTCACTTTCCTAACTAGAAAGGGACGTCAAAATGGCAAGGTACCCCCAGATTACGAAAGAGTTCGAAATATCAATCTCAAGCACATATAAAAACTACAATTTCAGTCCCAATATCCACATTTTCAAACCTTCCACCATTTCCAACTATTCAAACAATtaaagagagataaaaagtaAACCTTGAGATACGAAACATCAAGAGACTTCAAGTCCAGACATTTCTTGCACAAAAGATCCACACCCAGATCGGATATCTCCATGCACCACTTCAAGCTCAGCCTTTCCAGCTTCCCACACCCAACCGCTATCTTTGCCAACCCAACATCGGTGACCCCCAAGCACTTGTCCATCCTCAGCTCCCTCAGCCCTTTGGCACACGATATCGCCGAGGCCTCCATGTCCCCGTAACCCCAACAGTATGACACGTCCACCGCCTCAAGACGCGGACACGCCCGCAACAGCAGCTCCAACCCCGAGTGTCTCAACCCGGTTGCGCCACTAAGCGTGAGCCGAGTCAAGCACCGAGTCCAATTCAGCCATTCAGGCCGGCTCAGTAGGAGCGAAATGGCCCCATCTTCGATGCGCGGGCAGACGGAAAGGTCGAGGGAATCTAGGTTCGTGTACTTGAAGAGAAGGCGCTGTAAAAACTCGAACCTGAGGATTCGGAGGGATCGCCGAGTAACCAAGTCGACTCGGAGGAAGTTCTTGCAGACGATTCTCCACGTCTTTCGGTCAGAATCGGAGCCGAGTCTGGTATAAACCCGGACGAGTAAGTCTTCGGTTAACACAGAAAGCAATGATATGGGCGACATTAAAACGGCAAAGacgaggtggaggtggaggaggaggagatcgATCCCGGTAGGTAGTTACGGAGAGAAACTGAACCAGACCGAGACGGCTTCTACCAATCCAGGTTCATTACCAGGGACACTCGGTTTGTTCCGGGTTGGCGAAGAAAATCTGAGCTTGGCTGAGAGAAAGGTGCCGCCGAGAAAAAGAGGGAGGGAGCGTTGAGAAATTGCTGGGTGTGGGAATTGACCATGATTGTACATgtaaacacaaacaaaaactaGTTTGACTTTGGTGAGGTGGCACAGAACTATTGGTTAAAGGAGCGGCCCGGCAAGTTCCTCGAAAGTGGAGCGTTCATAAAAGTAAGTTAAGTAACGGAGTACTGTTATGTACGGTGCCGTTCATGGGTCCCACCAAAAAACCGTACCTATCTTAGTTTGACTATCGAGGGCGTGGAAAAAGAACAAGTGGTTAAATCCAATTGGCTGGAATGGAGGGGACCACAGCCACCTGCTCCTCCGTATTTTTCAACGCAATTTGTGACACTTTCGGAACGTTGAGAATTGgggaaaaaaatgtttgaatatgttttttgAAACGAAGTCCTATAGATTTTTTTCGAATCGAAAACACTATTTTGTCCATTTAGTTTAATCGCCCAATTTAATCGTTggtcaaaattatttatttttttttaataattaaaaaaataattttaaatatattaatatatttttttattttttacaaatatttaaatatattaaaaaataaataaataaataaaaaaggggCGCTGAGTGGTACGCCAGCGGTAAAGGTGGGGCGTAGTAGCCCCACCCAGTGTGTTCGCACTCAAGATATTTATAGATAGTAAAATTTAAGGAGAAATATCCTGggaaagttttattatttaagataatctttttttaaaaaaaaaaaaaagaaaatcaagatgGCCTGTTGCATCTCGAATTTCCACATAATCCAATTCAGTATatttaaccaaaaacaaaaaatgattgGTCTAAATAAACAATTATCAACAAAGTAATTTAATATTGTTCttagtattttacaaaaattatttggttgttttttaaaaaatgcaacgctgcttgaaaaggaaaagaagtagataatttagttagttttatctcatctttatcttattattataatttttttaaattctcacataaaatataataaacaatttaatttttttaaatctcataataataataatattaaaaaataatattttaataaaattttattcaacttttaaatctcatttcatctcatctcactatccggACTAGTTCAAATTCTTACTGGTCTAAATTTTAcaaccaagaaagaaaaatccagACAACCTCTCAAGCCTTTATTCCctgttttatttcctttatttcaacaatccatttttttt
This genomic interval from Juglans microcarpa x Juglans regia isolate MS1-56 chromosome 4D, Jm3101_v1.0, whole genome shotgun sequence contains the following:
- the LOC121260780 gene encoding putative pectinesterase/pectinesterase inhibitor 22, whose product is MILGKVILARVPSLCKTQQALGNTSYRSILLSHRTEYLGHALERKHKIELELCLGKKHKRRYSFRTQKDNHFFESKQSFMPSFINNIYVLFLIQKNHKQTSSFLLPYHSQSYSMALAHFLLILALFPHLEALSHGPSSKEPDQTVQTLMMQACTNVDNHSSCLTNLQAELETTVVSENPTNSILSAALSNTLNEARLAIQKMTRFTALSFSYREQIAIEDCKELLDFSVSELAWSLSEMKNIRAGLKSDHYEGNLKAWLSAALSNPDTCIEGFEGTDRHVERFISGSLKQVTQLISNVLALYTQLHSLPFKPPRTNTTKKSSGFPNWMTEGDQELLKSHPHAMHFDAVVSLDGTGHYRTIGEAINAAPSYSNRRFLIYVKKGVYRENIDMKKKKTNIMFVGDGIGQTIVTGNRHFMQGWTTFRTATVAASGKGFIARDMTFQNTAGPENHQAVALRVDSDQSAFYRCSMEGYQDTLYVHSLRQFYRECSIYGTIDFIFGNGAAVLQNCKIFTRVPLPLQKVTITAQGRKNPHQSTGFSIQDSSIFATQPTYLGRPWKQYSRTVFMNTYMSGLVQPRGWLEWYGNFALDTLWYGEYKNYGPGASLSGRIKWPGYHVIRNAATASYFTAGRFIDGRSWLPATGVRFTAGLNN
- the LOC121260781 gene encoding F-box/LRR-repeat protein 3 encodes the protein MSPISLLSVLTEDLLVRVYTRLGSDSDRKTWRIVCKNFLRVDLVTRRSLRILRFEFLQRLLFKYTNLDSLDLSVCPRIEDGAISLLLSRPEWLNWTRCLTRLTLSGATGLRHSGLELLLRACPRLEAVDVSYCWGYGDMEASAISCAKGLRELRMDKCLGVTDVGLAKIAVGCGKLERLSLKWCMEISDLGVDLLCKKCLDLKSLDVSYLKLTSESLRSIASLPKLEVLAMSGCAFVDDVGLQFLENRCPLLQVIDISRCEFLTYSGLQSVARGHNGLLQLNAGCCLSRLPATVLHCLKDMKNLNTIRIDGARVSDSSLEIISSNCKSLVEIGLSKCVGVTDMGIMQLVSGCVDLKIVNLTCCRSITDAAISALAKSCWKLVCLKLESCDKVTEKSLNQLGSCCLGLEEIDLTDCSGVDDKGLKYLSGCSELLCLKLGLCTNISDKGLAYIACNCTRISELDLYRCTGIGDDGLAALTNGCKKLMKLNLSYCNGVTDRGMHYIGHLKELSDLEMRGLINITSVGLTAVAAGCKRLAELDLKHCERIDDSGFWALAYYSRNMRQINMSYCAVSDVGLCMVMGNLTRLQDAKLVHLTKVTVKGFELALRACSVRIRKLKLNSRLRLVLSSETLETLHARGCMFRWD